In the Brachyhypopomus gauderio isolate BG-103 chromosome 4, BGAUD_0.2, whole genome shotgun sequence genome, one interval contains:
- the LOC143511846 gene encoding immunoglobulin-like domain-containing receptor 1 isoform X2: protein MDKCSLLQVLLCCLSTELFAIQVTVPSTQRSTMLFSSVVLRCNYTTSANPQSVLVTWIHKSFCLDPVLQYYTPAYQAALTLGQNPANDCPDRQRTIRTVIQKDGNKEPTLGPDYRERKITLQNKADLVITEVMWWDNGVYFCSVYAAGDTIGETDQEVELIVYHWLTVLLIIMGGVFLIILLGTCCCPEKDVMLYRMLRNAVKTMASWLYARPLYTHNGSGMSSPGHPILYSACSPSQDKSSRSGNTVVI, encoded by the exons ATGGACAAGTGTTCGCTGCTACAGGTGTTGCTCTGCTGCCTTTCTACAG aGTTGTTTGCCATCCAGGTGACAGTTCCTTCCACTCAGAGAAGCACGATGTTGTTCTCCTCCGTCGTCCTGCGTTGTAATTACACGACCTCGGCCAATCCGCAAAGTGTTCTGGTTACTTGGATACACAAGTCCTTCTGTTTGGACCCAGTGTTGCAATATTACACCCCAG CCTACCAGGCAGCTCTGACTCTGGGCCAGAACCCGGCCAACGATTGCCCGGACCGCCAACGCACCATCCGCACAGTGATCCAGAAGGACGGCAACAAGGAGCCCACCCTGGGGCCGGATTACCGCGAACGCAAGATCACCCTCCAGAACA AGGCCGACCTGGTCATCACAGAGGTCATGTGGTGGGACAACGGCGTGTATTTCTGCTCAGTTTATGCGGCTGGAGACACCATTGGAGAGACTGATCAGGAGGTCGAACTAATTGTGTACC ATTGGCTGACGGTGTTGTTGATCATCATGGGGGGCGTGTTCCTCATCATCCTGCTGGGG ACGTGCTGCTGCCCGGAAAAAG ATGTGATGCTGTACAGAATGTTGCGCAATGCTGTGAAAACCATGGCTTCATGGCTGTACGCCCGGCCGCTTTACACCCACAATGGCTCTGGCATGTCCTCTCCGGGGCATCCTATACTCTACTCAG CTTGCTCTCCCTCTCAGGATAAGAGCTCTCGCAGTGGAAACACTGTGGTGATTTGA
- the LOC143511846 gene encoding immunoglobulin-like domain-containing receptor 1 isoform X1 produces the protein MDKCSLLQVLLCCLSTELFAIQVTVPSTQRSTMLFSSVVLRCNYTTSANPQSVLVTWIHKSFCLDPVLQYYTPAYQAALTLGQNPANDCPDRQRTIRTVIQKDGNKEPTLGPDYRERKITLQNKADLVITEVMWWDNGVYFCSVYAAGDTIGETDQEVELIVYHWLTVLLIIMGGVFLIILLGVCSCQCCPQKCCCYVRCPCCPETCCCPEKDVMLYRMLRNAVKTMASWLYARPLYTHNGSGMSSPGHPILYSACSPSQDKSSRSGNTVVI, from the exons ATGGACAAGTGTTCGCTGCTACAGGTGTTGCTCTGCTGCCTTTCTACAG aGTTGTTTGCCATCCAGGTGACAGTTCCTTCCACTCAGAGAAGCACGATGTTGTTCTCCTCCGTCGTCCTGCGTTGTAATTACACGACCTCGGCCAATCCGCAAAGTGTTCTGGTTACTTGGATACACAAGTCCTTCTGTTTGGACCCAGTGTTGCAATATTACACCCCAG CCTACCAGGCAGCTCTGACTCTGGGCCAGAACCCGGCCAACGATTGCCCGGACCGCCAACGCACCATCCGCACAGTGATCCAGAAGGACGGCAACAAGGAGCCCACCCTGGGGCCGGATTACCGCGAACGCAAGATCACCCTCCAGAACA AGGCCGACCTGGTCATCACAGAGGTCATGTGGTGGGACAACGGCGTGTATTTCTGCTCAGTTTATGCGGCTGGAGACACCATTGGAGAGACTGATCAGGAGGTCGAACTAATTGTGTACC ATTGGCTGACGGTGTTGTTGATCATCATGGGGGGCGTGTTCCTCATCATCCTGCTGGGGGTGTGCAGTTGCCAGTGCTGCCCTCAAAAGTGCTGCTGTTACGTGCGCTGCCCCTGCTGTCCGGAGACGTGCTGCTGCCCGGAAAAAG ATGTGATGCTGTACAGAATGTTGCGCAATGCTGTGAAAACCATGGCTTCATGGCTGTACGCCCGGCCGCTTTACACCCACAATGGCTCTGGCATGTCCTCTCCGGGGCATCCTATACTCTACTCAG CTTGCTCTCCCTCTCAGGATAAGAGCTCTCGCAGTGGAAACACTGTGGTGATTTGA
- the me3 gene encoding NADP-dependent malic enzyme, mitochondrial, giving the protein MNSLAGKRVLSLCRRSTGAIGVLGSPAAVPVGRGGALPGALRGCHSGVVKTSINTKKRGYDITRNPHLNKGMAFTLDERQQLGIHGLLPPCFLSQDVQVLRVMKSYETRTNPLDKYILLMTLQDRNEKLFYRVLTSDIEEFMPIVYTPTVGLACQQYGLAFRRPRGLFITIHDRGHIASMLNSWPEECIKAVVVTDGERILGLGDLGSYGMGIPVGKLALYTACGGVHPQQCLPVLLDVGTDNETLLNDPLYIGLKHKRVRGKEYDDLIDEFMQAVTDKYGMNCLIQFEDFANSNAFRILNKYRNRYCTFNDDIQGTASVAVAGVLAALKITKNKLSDHTFVFQGAGEAALGIAHLLTMAMAKEGVSHADAVKKIWMVDSKGLIVKGRSHLNHEKEVFAHDHPQIKTLEEVVQTIKPTAIIGVAAISGAFTEKILKDMASFNEKPIIFALSNPTSKAECTAEQCYTLTQGRGIFASGSPFKKVTLPDGRSFHPGQGNNAYVFPGVALGIITCGVRHISDDIFLTTAEAIADMVTEEHLAEGRLYPPLSSIREVSFKIATKIVDYAYENNIAAWYPEPKDKEAFVLSHVYNSDYDSFTLDSYSWPREAMTLQDV; this is encoded by the exons ATGAACTCTCTCGCCGGTAAACGTGTGCTGTCGCTGTGCAGAAGGAGCACCGGCGCCATTGGGGTGCTGGGCAGCCCCGCCGCGGTGCCTGTGGGCCGGGGAGGCGCCCTGCCCGGCGCCCTTAGAGGGTGTCACTCCGGGGTCGTGAAGACCAGCATCAACACCAAGAAAAGAGGATACGACATCACTAGAAACCCCCACCTCAACAAG GGCATGGCCTTCACCCTGGACGAGAGGCAGCAGTTGGGCATTCACGGCCTCCTGCCACCCTGCTTCCTCTCCCAGGACGTCCAGGTGCTCCGGGTCATGAAAAGCTACGAGACGCGCACCAACCCCCTCGACAA atataTCTTGCTGATGACCCTGCAGGATAGGAACGAGAAGCTCTTCTATCGTGTGTTGACCTCTGACATTGAGGAGTTCATGCCTATAGTTTACACTCCCACGGTGGGCCTGGCGTGTCAGCAGTATGGCCTGGCCTTCAGGAGACCACG AGGACTGTTCATCACCATTCACGACCGAGGCCACATCGCCTCCATGCTAAACTCGTGGCCAGAAGAGTGCATCAAG GCCGTTGTGGTGACCGACGGTGAGCGGATCCTGGGACTGGGAGATCTGGGCAGTTATGGAATGGGAATCCCAGTGGGTAAGCTGGCCCTGTACACGGCCtgtggaggagtccaccctcAGCAGTGCCTGCCTGTGCTGCTCGACGTTGGGACAGATAACGAG ACCCTCCTGAATGACCCCTTGTACATTGGGCTGAAACACAAAAGGGTGAGAGGAAAAGAATATGATGACCTCATCGATGAGTTCATGCAGGCTGTGACAGACAA GTATGGCATGAACTGTCTGATTCAGTTTGAGGACTTTGCCAACAGCAATGCCTTCCGCATTCTTAACAAGTACCGAAACCGTTATTGCACTTTCAACGATGATATCCAAG GTACAGCATCAGTGGCGGTCGCTGGTGTGCTGGCCGCTCTAAAGATCACCAAGAACAAACTGTCCGATCACACGTTTGTGTTCCAGGGAGCAGGAGAG GCTGCTTTGGGCATTGCTCATCTCCTCACAATGGCTATGGCGAAGGAGGGCGTGTCGCATGCTGATGCTGTCAAGAAGATCTGGATGGTGGACTCTAAAGGCCTTATTGTGAAG GGCAGAAGCCACCTGAACCATGAGAAGGAAGTGTTTGCTCATGATCACCCCCAAATAAAGACCTTGGAGGAGGTGGTGCAGACCATCAAACCAACAGCCATCATCG GCGTGGCAGCCATTAGTGGAGCGTTCACAGAGAAGATCCTGAAGGACATGGCCTCCTTCAACGAGAAACCCATCATCTTCGCCCTCAGCAATCCCACCAGCAAGGCAGAATGCACGGCAGAGCAGTGCTACACATTGACGCAG ggtcGGGGCATCTTTGCCAGTGGCAGTCCCTTTAAGAAGGTGACACTTCCAGACGGTCGCTCCTTCCACCCAGGCCAGGGCAACAACGCCTACGTGTTCCCCGGTGTTGCTCTGGGAATCATCACCTGTGGGGTGCGCCACATATCTGATGACATTTTCCTTACCACAGCAGAG GCGATAGCCGACATGGTCACAGAGGAACACCTGGCTGAGGGGAGACTGTACCCGCCTCTGAGTTCCATCAGGGAGGTGTCCTTCAAGATTGCTACGAAG ATTGTGGACTATGCCTATGAAAACAATATTGCTGCGTGGTATCCAGAGCCCAAGGATAAAGAAGCTTTTGTGCTGTCTCATGTTTACAATTCAGACTATGACTCCTTCACACTGGACTCCTATTCATGGCCCAGGGAGGCCATGACACTCCAGGACGTGTAG